A section of the Agarivorans litoreus genome encodes:
- a CDS encoding DeoR family transcriptional regulator, whose amino-acid sequence MPAKLRHNKILEHLQENTVASVQQLVELLNCSPATVRRDIIDLDIQGKLKKIRNGAEKILSPNVVSSPGMVGFYPNISDYENYEESDRIARKAVDLCEVKDNIFVGEGQIPFLMGKYLTDTHVHVYSNYLPLLTYLISQSYPHLVVLGGQYIKSQSLLVSPDNHTSYQGRYLIVSGDGLTEAGLTKSALLTFMEEKKMLQYADKVVAMVSADKVGVFGGLSLFSLDEIDIVITGENADKAMIELLRGNNIQVYLV is encoded by the coding sequence ATGCCAGCCAAGCTTCGTCATAACAAGATTTTAGAGCACCTCCAAGAGAATACTGTGGCCAGTGTTCAACAATTAGTGGAGCTTTTAAATTGTTCGCCGGCGACGGTTCGCCGGGATATTATCGATTTAGATATCCAGGGAAAACTAAAAAAAATACGTAATGGCGCCGAAAAGATACTCTCGCCCAATGTTGTTAGTTCACCTGGAATGGTGGGGTTTTATCCGAACATTTCTGACTATGAGAACTATGAAGAGTCAGACCGCATTGCGCGTAAAGCTGTGGACCTATGCGAAGTGAAAGACAATATCTTTGTTGGTGAAGGACAGATCCCATTCTTAATGGGGAAATATTTAACTGATACCCATGTGCATGTTTACTCTAACTACCTGCCTTTGCTTACTTATTTGATTTCACAGAGCTACCCTCACCTAGTTGTTTTGGGTGGGCAGTACATTAAAAGCCAAAGCTTATTAGTGTCTCCAGATAACCATACTTCGTATCAGGGGCGCTATCTAATTGTGAGCGGAGATGGTCTTACCGAAGCGGGTTTAACTAAGTCTGCTTTACTTACCTTTATGGAAGAAAAGAAAATGCTGCAATACGCCGACAAAGTTGTCGCGATGGTATCGGCAGATAAAGTCGGCGTATTTGGAGGATTATCGCTGTTTAGTTTAGATGAGATAGACATTGTGATTACCGGAGAAAATGCCGATAAGGCGATGATTGAACTGCTTCGCGGGAATAACATTCAAGTGTATTTGGTCTAA
- the ptsP gene encoding phosphoenolpyruvate--protein phosphotransferase, whose protein sequence is MSFFKSLFASSEKETEVASQPELVQSATIEQPVAAKKEPDSLQVETKQIFLNQNFNSKEQVLRFVSEQMLALGLVNADYFEALQARENKVSTYLINGVAIPHGVNEAKPLVAQSGVVIVQIPQGITWNDNGDSVKLVVGIAAKGEDHLSLLQTLTTVVMDETLSAQLAITENKFDIINALGAGASAEAVVEDDFAISQSALIVDEAGMHARPASLLSEQAASFANTQIRIRNGEQSANAKSMAALLAMGAKLGDSVVVSAEGEQAEQAVQLLSDMIKAGLDSEEDNANAEFNPLAGLPALANATGDAVLQGMAASTGIAAAPIFVLRASNINVEQQGSGQSNEKQALQEALSKAAEQSDELHNKLLEKAPQEAAILKAQKQLLSDETINQECLQYIEQGNSAAWSWQQALTSQIDALSKVEDERLKARIADLNDVSQRVIAILTSAETLSFPDEEFILLAKDLSPSQTAGLEGKAVKAIATELGGPNSHMAILARGLGIPAVVGVGAGKLCEVADQQMAVVDPQSASVVINPSHETLEQASQNIDTWLQMRLAEAEHQHEPAVTKDGRHIEVVCNIAKPKDAPSILENGGEGAGLLRTEFLFEASSEEPSIEQQIDALKSIAKELGDRQLVVRTADIGGDKPVSWMDMPHEDNPFLGVRGVRLSFKHQDMFERQLEAIYRTAIWQVEQFGKSGIHIMFPMIAKMSEWTKAKEMADKIRVSLNAPELPLGIMVEVPSAALVADTLAKHVDFFSIGSNDLTQYTLAMDRLNPELCCEADSYHPGLLRLISMTVKAATANGKWVGVCGNMAADPNIACLLVGMGVQELSVSPANVPAVKNIIRSVSYSKLQAKAEKALQMCSSEAVMAMYKNHDDLI, encoded by the coding sequence ATGTCCTTTTTTAAAAGTTTATTCGCTTCCAGTGAGAAAGAGACAGAGGTTGCCTCTCAACCAGAATTGGTGCAGTCAGCCACTATTGAGCAGCCAGTTGCTGCTAAAAAAGAGCCAGATTCGCTACAGGTGGAAACTAAGCAAATCTTTCTAAATCAAAATTTTAATAGCAAAGAACAAGTATTGCGTTTTGTGTCTGAACAAATGTTGGCACTAGGTTTAGTAAACGCCGATTACTTTGAGGCTTTGCAAGCAAGAGAAAACAAAGTAAGTACCTATTTAATTAACGGTGTGGCTATTCCCCATGGCGTTAACGAAGCAAAACCCTTAGTTGCGCAAAGTGGTGTGGTGATTGTGCAAATTCCACAGGGGATTACTTGGAATGACAACGGCGATAGCGTGAAACTGGTTGTCGGCATTGCCGCTAAAGGCGAAGACCATCTTAGTCTTTTACAAACCCTAACTACGGTTGTAATGGATGAAACTTTGTCTGCCCAACTAGCTATTACTGAAAATAAGTTCGACATTATTAACGCCTTAGGCGCTGGTGCTTCGGCAGAAGCAGTGGTTGAAGATGATTTTGCTATTAGCCAAAGTGCTCTTATTGTGGATGAAGCAGGTATGCATGCTCGCCCAGCAAGTTTGCTTAGTGAACAAGCGGCCAGTTTTGCCAATACTCAAATTCGCATTCGAAACGGTGAGCAATCTGCTAATGCAAAATCTATGGCTGCATTATTGGCCATGGGCGCAAAATTGGGCGATTCAGTCGTTGTTTCTGCCGAAGGTGAGCAAGCCGAACAAGCGGTTCAGCTTTTATCAGACATGATTAAAGCGGGCTTAGACAGTGAAGAAGATAACGCTAACGCGGAGTTTAATCCTTTAGCAGGCTTGCCGGCTTTAGCTAATGCTACGGGTGATGCGGTGTTGCAGGGGATGGCAGCCTCTACGGGTATTGCCGCTGCACCTATATTCGTACTGCGTGCTTCAAACATTAATGTTGAGCAGCAGGGCAGTGGCCAAAGTAATGAAAAGCAAGCACTGCAAGAAGCGCTAAGCAAAGCCGCTGAACAAAGCGACGAGTTACATAACAAGCTGTTAGAAAAAGCCCCACAAGAGGCCGCTATTTTAAAAGCGCAAAAGCAGCTACTAAGCGACGAAACGATAAATCAAGAATGCTTGCAATACATAGAGCAAGGCAACAGCGCAGCTTGGTCTTGGCAACAAGCCTTAACGTCACAAATTGATGCTTTATCTAAAGTTGAAGACGAGCGACTAAAGGCACGCATAGCCGATCTAAATGATGTAAGCCAGCGTGTTATCGCCATTCTTACCTCAGCTGAAACACTCAGTTTCCCTGATGAAGAATTCATTTTGTTGGCAAAAGATCTTTCTCCTTCGCAAACTGCTGGCTTAGAAGGCAAAGCGGTAAAAGCCATTGCTACCGAATTAGGTGGACCTAACAGTCATATGGCAATTCTTGCACGAGGCTTGGGTATTCCTGCAGTGGTTGGTGTTGGCGCTGGCAAGTTGTGCGAAGTGGCAGACCAACAAATGGCAGTGGTCGATCCGCAAAGCGCTAGCGTAGTGATTAACCCAAGTCACGAAACACTAGAGCAAGCAAGCCAAAACATCGATACCTGGTTACAAATGCGTTTAGCCGAAGCAGAGCATCAACATGAACCTGCTGTAACTAAAGATGGTCGCCATATTGAAGTAGTTTGTAACATTGCTAAACCTAAAGATGCACCAAGTATCTTGGAAAATGGCGGAGAAGGCGCAGGCTTACTTAGAACCGAGTTTTTGTTTGAAGCTTCAAGCGAAGAACCTTCCATTGAGCAACAGATAGACGCACTTAAAAGCATCGCAAAAGAGCTTGGCGATCGTCAACTTGTTGTAAGAACCGCGGATATTGGTGGTGACAAACCGGTGTCGTGGATGGATATGCCGCACGAAGATAACCCGTTTTTAGGGGTTCGTGGCGTACGTTTATCGTTTAAACACCAAGACATGTTTGAACGTCAACTAGAAGCCATCTATCGCACAGCAATTTGGCAAGTAGAGCAATTTGGTAAATCAGGGATCCACATTATGTTCCCAATGATCGCCAAAATGTCTGAATGGACCAAAGCCAAAGAAATGGCCGATAAAATTCGTGTGTCACTTAATGCACCTGAACTGCCCTTAGGCATTATGGTTGAAGTGCCATCTGCCGCTTTAGTGGCCGACACCTTAGCTAAACATGTCGATTTCTTCTCTATCGGTTCTAACGATTTAACCCAATACACCTTAGCGATGGACAGACTAAACCCAGAGTTGTGCTGTGAAGCTGACAGCTACCATCCAGGTTTGTTGAGGTTAATTTCTATGACCGTTAAAGCAGCCACTGCCAACGGTAAGTGGGTAGGCGTGTGCGGCAACATGGCTGCCGACCCTAACATAGCTTGTTTATTAGTGGGAATGGGGGTTCAAGAGCTGTCGGTAAGCCCCGCCAATGTTCCAGCAGTAAAAAACATCATTCGTTCGGTGTCTTACAGCAAGTTGCAGGCTAAAGCAGAAAAAGCCCTACAAATGTGTAGCTCCGAAGCCGTCATGGCGATGTACAAAAACCATGATGATCTTATTTAG
- a CDS encoding alcohol dehydrogenase catalytic domain-containing protein — MTSQYEKYQQLDQATPNTTSTWNMYGAGVENIGKDNQPELFNVPEPADNQLLVRVDAVGLCFSDVKLINQGSSHPKLYNRDLRKEPTRLGHEATLTVVKVGEGLSGEYKVGERYAMQPDIYQNGKSTAYGYTVPGGLTQYHLIGPEVLETDTGSCLLKVSDELGFAEAALLEPWGCVWASYTQRRRLEPKQGGVMWITGQADDQTAYGFSKGLEAPATVILSNVPEAFRLLVESKAKNVLIRNDINASNLEQAVAEFTDGVGFDDIVVLAPQSADELTSIAKYVARRGTMNMVGKKPVDGLVNADVGRLHYDYVAFIGNSGVDVADSYGEQRNRCDLRKDGFAVFVGAGGPMGQMHVQRAIELKDGPRQVVVTDINDQRLAEIEARFASLTESNNCELVTYNPINNPVSLPEFVETHSKGKLADDVVVCVPNADIMAESATFMKDDGMLVLFAGVPNGTLAPVDFSSVYLSNAQYTGTSGLTIEDQTVVMDNTVAGNIAPAICVAAIGGMNVAKDGIEAMIDAKYPGKILIFPQLEDLPLLGLDELAEQLPTVANALGKGNTWNIAAEKALFEAYL; from the coding sequence ATGACTAGTCAATACGAAAAATATCAACAACTAGACCAAGCAACACCAAATACCACCAGCACTTGGAACATGTACGGCGCCGGTGTGGAAAACATTGGTAAAGATAATCAACCAGAACTATTCAATGTACCTGAACCAGCAGATAACCAACTGCTAGTGCGAGTTGACGCAGTAGGCCTGTGCTTTTCTGATGTTAAGTTAATTAACCAAGGTAGCTCGCACCCTAAACTGTACAACCGAGATTTACGCAAAGAACCAACGCGTTTGGGCCATGAAGCCACTCTCACGGTAGTTAAAGTGGGCGAAGGCCTTAGTGGTGAATACAAAGTGGGTGAGCGTTATGCGATGCAGCCAGATATTTACCAAAATGGTAAGAGTACCGCATACGGCTACACGGTTCCTGGCGGCTTAACTCAATATCACTTAATTGGGCCCGAAGTATTAGAAACTGATACCGGTTCATGTTTGCTTAAAGTGTCTGATGAACTAGGTTTCGCTGAAGCAGCCTTACTTGAGCCTTGGGGATGTGTTTGGGCGTCATATACCCAGCGTCGTCGCTTAGAGCCAAAACAAGGCGGTGTAATGTGGATTACTGGTCAAGCTGATGACCAAACAGCTTATGGTTTTTCTAAAGGCTTAGAAGCACCTGCTACTGTTATTCTTAGCAACGTACCGGAAGCTTTTCGTCTTTTGGTAGAAAGCAAAGCTAAAAATGTGTTGATCCGTAACGACATTAACGCGAGTAACTTAGAGCAAGCAGTGGCTGAGTTTACCGATGGCGTGGGCTTTGATGACATTGTGGTTCTAGCGCCACAATCAGCCGACGAACTGACAAGTATTGCAAAATATGTTGCTCGTCGCGGTACTATGAATATGGTGGGTAAGAAACCAGTAGATGGTTTAGTCAATGCCGATGTTGGCCGTTTACATTACGACTACGTTGCCTTTATTGGTAATAGTGGTGTAGATGTAGCCGACTCCTACGGTGAGCAGCGCAACCGCTGTGATTTAAGAAAAGATGGCTTTGCAGTTTTTGTTGGTGCCGGTGGTCCAATGGGGCAAATGCATGTTCAGCGCGCAATTGAGCTTAAAGACGGTCCTCGTCAAGTGGTTGTGACCGACATCAATGACCAGCGTTTAGCTGAAATTGAAGCGCGTTTTGCTAGTTTAACTGAAAGCAACAACTGTGAATTGGTGACTTACAACCCAATTAACAACCCAGTAAGCCTGCCAGAATTTGTAGAGACTCATAGTAAAGGCAAGTTAGCCGACGACGTCGTGGTGTGTGTACCAAATGCCGATATCATGGCCGAGTCTGCAACCTTTATGAAAGATGACGGCATGTTGGTATTGTTTGCTGGTGTTCCTAATGGCACCTTGGCACCGGTAGACTTTAGTTCTGTTTACCTTAGTAATGCCCAATACACAGGAACGTCAGGCTTAACTATTGAAGACCAAACAGTAGTGATGGATAACACCGTAGCAGGTAACATTGCTCCAGCCATTTGTGTTGCGGCTATTGGCGGTATGAATGTGGCTAAAGATGGTATTGAAGCGATGATTGATGCTAAGTACCCAGGTAAAATCCTGATCTTCCCACAACTAGAAGATTTACCGCTATTAGGTTTAGATGAACTAGCTGAACAGTTACCTACTGTGGCAAACGCCTTAGGTAAAGGTAACACCTGGAACATTGCAGCCGAAAAAGCCTTGTTCGAAGCTTACTTATAA
- a CDS encoding PTS mannitol transporter subunit IICB, producing MSANNLKVGVQSIGRFLSAMVMPNIGAFIAWGLITALFIPTGWLPNESLAALVGPMILYLLPLLIGYTGGKIVGGDRGAVAGAVTTMGVIVGTDIPMFMGAMIVGPLGGLAIAKFDTWVHGKIKPGFEMLVNNFSLGIIGMIMAMVAYVIIGPVVSVLTTALGDGVGWIVDRSLLPLVSIIVEPAKILFLNNAINHGVFTPLGAEQSAEVGASIFYLIETNPGPGLGILLAYMVVGKGTAQKSAYGASIIHFFGGIHEIYFPYILMKPRLIIAVIAGGMAGVAFNMITGNALVGPPSPGSVFALVLMSTGGMGIMLTLGSIAVAATTSFLVASVIIRRDASETDDLEAAQAAVDANKAESKGQIPAGASASIAAGGEVKSIVVACDAGMGSSAMGATVLRGKIKDAGLDINVTNSAINDLHEADIVITQQELSARAKEKLPSARHVSIGNFMDASFYDKLVASLKA from the coding sequence ATGTCTGCGAACAATTTAAAGGTTGGCGTTCAGTCAATCGGACGTTTTTTGAGTGCGATGGTTATGCCAAATATCGGGGCATTTATCGCGTGGGGTTTGATTACCGCATTATTTATCCCAACAGGCTGGTTACCTAACGAGAGTTTGGCCGCCCTAGTTGGACCAATGATCTTGTATTTGCTACCTCTACTGATTGGTTACACCGGCGGTAAAATTGTTGGCGGAGATCGCGGAGCTGTTGCCGGTGCCGTGACTACCATGGGTGTTATTGTGGGAACCGACATCCCCATGTTTATGGGTGCGATGATAGTGGGTCCGCTGGGTGGTCTTGCTATTGCCAAGTTTGATACTTGGGTACATGGCAAAATTAAACCGGGCTTTGAGATGTTGGTAAACAACTTCTCACTTGGGATCATCGGTATGATCATGGCAATGGTTGCTTATGTGATTATTGGCCCGGTGGTTTCGGTGCTAACTACCGCGTTAGGCGATGGTGTGGGCTGGATTGTAGACCGTTCGTTGTTGCCCTTAGTATCGATTATTGTTGAGCCAGCTAAGATCTTGTTCTTGAATAATGCAATTAACCACGGCGTATTTACCCCACTTGGTGCCGAGCAATCTGCAGAAGTTGGCGCTTCTATTTTCTATCTTATCGAAACTAACCCTGGTCCTGGTTTAGGCATTTTACTTGCCTACATGGTTGTAGGTAAAGGCACTGCTCAAAAATCAGCGTATGGTGCATCTATTATCCACTTCTTTGGTGGTATCCACGAAATTTACTTCCCATACATCTTAATGAAACCACGCTTAATCATCGCCGTAATCGCTGGTGGTATGGCGGGCGTTGCTTTCAATATGATTACTGGTAATGCCTTAGTAGGTCCACCATCTCCAGGTTCGGTATTTGCCTTAGTGCTTATGTCTACTGGTGGTATGGGTATCATGCTAACCCTAGGTTCTATTGCTGTTGCAGCAACAACTTCATTCCTCGTTGCATCGGTGATTATTCGTCGAGACGCATCAGAGACTGATGACTTAGAAGCTGCGCAAGCAGCGGTTGATGCCAACAAAGCAGAATCAAAAGGTCAAATCCCTGCAGGTGCTAGCGCTTCAATCGCAGCCGGCGGTGAAGTGAAATCTATTGTTGTTGCTTGTGATGCAGGTATGGGCTCATCAGCCATGGGCGCCACAGTGCTAAGAGGCAAGATTAAAGATGCAGGCTTAGATATCAATGTTACCAATTCAGCCATCAACGATTTGCATGAAGCCGACATTGTAATTACTCAACAAGAGTTGTCTGCCAGAGCTAAAGAGAAGTTACCTAGTGCTCGCCACGTGAGCATAGGAAACTTCATGGATGCAAGCTTCTACGACAAGTTAGTCGCAAGCCTTAAAGCCTGA
- the pfkB gene encoding 1-phosphofructokinase, with protein sequence MIYTLTLNPAADLELQIDEFAFDSVSRANQSRLDCGGKGFNVSRMLKNLGVTSTAMGFIGGFTGQRLASELSKMDIKCQFTQIAGETRTNVTVVEAGNKRHIKVNEAGPEVSPEELKSLVDQVKQNLHAGDWWVLGGSLPKGVRANFYAELITLIENAGAHAVLDTSGEALREGILAQPSLVKPNLDEAQELLGLSSEELKQTQGWTQALLAMGPKNLVVSLGKKGALMANEQQCAEFTSPSIVEANPIGAGDSMVAGLVWRLSLGESLAQALPYGLACGAASASRQGTDLGSLDQVEQLRKEIN encoded by the coding sequence ATGATTTACACATTAACACTAAATCCAGCTGCTGATTTAGAGCTGCAAATAGATGAGTTTGCTTTTGATAGTGTAAGTCGTGCCAATCAATCACGCCTAGATTGCGGTGGAAAGGGCTTTAATGTATCTCGGATGCTTAAAAACCTTGGTGTAACAAGCACCGCAATGGGTTTTATTGGTGGCTTTACTGGTCAACGCCTAGCAAGCGAATTGAGTAAAATGGACATTAAATGCCAATTTACTCAAATAGCAGGCGAAACCCGCACCAACGTTACCGTTGTGGAAGCGGGGAATAAGCGACATATTAAGGTGAATGAAGCGGGACCAGAAGTTAGCCCAGAAGAGCTAAAAAGCTTAGTCGACCAAGTTAAACAAAACCTCCACGCTGGTGACTGGTGGGTATTGGGTGGCAGTTTACCTAAGGGCGTAAGAGCAAACTTTTATGCAGAGCTTATTACACTGATTGAAAATGCTGGCGCACACGCGGTATTAGATACCAGTGGAGAGGCTCTGCGAGAAGGGATATTGGCTCAGCCAAGCTTAGTTAAACCTAACCTTGATGAAGCTCAAGAGCTATTGGGTTTAAGTAGCGAGGAGTTAAAACAAACTCAGGGCTGGACCCAAGCTTTACTCGCCATGGGACCGAAGAACTTAGTGGTGTCTCTAGGTAAAAAAGGTGCGTTAATGGCGAATGAACAGCAATGCGCCGAGTTTACCAGCCCGAGTATTGTTGAAGCTAACCCCATTGGTGCCGGAGACTCCATGGTGGCCGGGTTGGTTTGGCGCCTAAGTTTAGGCGAATCATTAGCTCAGGCTTTACCTTATGGCTTGGCCTGTGGTGCTGCATCTGCTAGTCGACAGGGCACTGATTTAGGTTCACTTGATCAAGTAGAGCAACTTAGAAAAGAAATAAACTAA
- a CDS encoding PTS sugar transporter subunit IIA, with protein MNQDLITKQSILLDFEAESKDEALYSICAQLFLLRKTTDPTGLYNDIIKRENIVSTFAGQHTAIPHVITQHINEPVLCFVRVKGDEFYWNEEDEDVRIIFLLAVPLKENLKKLRESQSYVFSSIAQLMTDPSMIELWLTTNEERVILDSLNLAFESNFKATTSIKE; from the coding sequence ATGAATCAGGATCTGATAACAAAACAAAGCATATTGCTCGACTTTGAAGCTGAGTCTAAAGATGAAGCTTTATACAGTATATGTGCTCAATTGTTTTTGTTACGCAAAACCACAGACCCAACCGGCTTATATAACGACATAATCAAACGCGAGAACATAGTTAGTACATTTGCCGGACAACACACTGCTATTCCCCACGTAATTACTCAGCACATCAATGAACCGGTGTTGTGTTTCGTTCGAGTAAAGGGTGATGAGTTTTACTGGAACGAAGAGGATGAGGATGTTCGCATCATCTTCTTGCTTGCTGTACCTCTAAAAGAAAATTTAAAAAAGCTTAGAGAGTCTCAGTCATACGTATTTTCGTCGATAGCTCAATTAATGACAGATCCTTCGATGATAGAACTATGGCTAACAACAAATGAAGAGCGAGTGATACTCGACAGCTTGAATTTGGCGTTTGAGTCAAATTTCAAAGCAACTACGAGCATAAAGGAATAA
- the nifD gene encoding nitrogenase molybdenum-iron protein alpha chain, translating to MSDKKAETQALIDEVLEVYPEKAKKDRQKHLGANDSEGGSCITANRKSLPGVMTARGCAYAGSKGVVWGPIKDMVHISHGPVGCGQYSRAGRRNYYTGYTGVNSFGTMNFTSDFQERDIVFGGDKKLATMVDEIEMLFPLAKGISIQSECPVGLIGDDIEAVAKTKGAEIGKTIVPVRCEGFRGVSQSLGHHIANDTLRDYVLDKSEDKEVATSDYDVAIIGDYNIGGDAWSSRILLEEIGLRVVAQWSGDGTLPELENTPKVKMNLVHCYRSMNYICRHMEEKYGIPWMEYNLFGPTKCEESLRAIAAKFDEKIQAKAEEVIAKYKEQWQAVVDKYRPRLEGKKVMLYVGGLRPRHVIGAYEDLGMEIVGAGYEFGHNDDYSKTVPEVKDATLIYDDVTGYELEAFADKLKPDLIGAGVKEKYIFQKMGIPFRQMHSWDYSGPYHGFDGFAIFARDMDMTLNNPCWDKLTPPWKSAKAAA from the coding sequence ATGTCAGATAAAAAAGCAGAGACTCAAGCACTGATTGATGAAGTGTTAGAAGTCTATCCAGAAAAAGCCAAAAAAGATCGCCAAAAACACCTAGGTGCAAACGACAGCGAAGGTGGTAGTTGTATTACTGCTAACCGTAAGTCACTTCCTGGTGTTATGACTGCCCGCGGTTGTGCCTACGCAGGTTCAAAAGGGGTAGTGTGGGGGCCAATTAAAGATATGGTGCATATCTCTCATGGTCCTGTGGGTTGTGGTCAATACTCGCGCGCTGGTCGTCGTAACTATTACACCGGTTATACCGGAGTAAATAGCTTTGGCACCATGAACTTCACCTCTGATTTCCAAGAGCGTGACATTGTGTTTGGTGGCGATAAAAAGCTAGCAACCATGGTAGACGAAATTGAGATGTTATTCCCCTTGGCTAAAGGGATCTCGATTCAATCTGAATGTCCAGTAGGGCTAATTGGTGATGACATCGAAGCAGTGGCTAAAACCAAAGGTGCCGAGATTGGCAAAACCATTGTTCCAGTTCGTTGTGAAGGTTTCCGCGGCGTGAGTCAGTCGCTTGGTCACCACATTGCTAACGATACTCTACGTGATTACGTATTGGATAAATCAGAAGACAAAGAAGTCGCTACTAGCGATTACGATGTAGCCATTATTGGTGATTACAACATCGGTGGTGACGCCTGGTCTTCGCGTATTCTGTTAGAAGAAATTGGTCTTAGAGTGGTGGCGCAGTGGTCTGGTGACGGTACTTTACCAGAGCTAGAGAATACGCCAAAAGTGAAAATGAACCTAGTGCACTGTTACCGTTCAATGAACTACATCTGTCGTCATATGGAAGAGAAATATGGCATCCCTTGGATGGAGTACAACTTGTTCGGTCCTACCAAGTGTGAAGAATCATTACGCGCTATCGCCGCTAAATTTGACGAGAAAATTCAAGCTAAGGCTGAAGAAGTTATCGCCAAATATAAAGAACAGTGGCAAGCAGTGGTGGATAAGTATCGCCCTCGTTTAGAAGGCAAGAAAGTGATGCTTTATGTAGGTGGTTTGCGTCCTCGCCATGTAATTGGTGCCTATGAAGACTTAGGTATGGAAATTGTTGGTGCTGGTTATGAGTTTGGCCATAACGATGACTACAGCAAAACTGTACCAGAAGTGAAAGACGCCACGTTAATTTACGATGACGTAACGGGTTACGAGCTAGAAGCTTTTGCCGACAAACTCAAGCCTGATTTGATAGGTGCGGGTGTTAAAGAGAAGTACATATTCCAAAAAATGGGTATTCCTTTCCGTCAAATGCACAGCTGGGATTACTCAGGTCCGTACCACGGTTTTGATGGCTTCGCTATCTTTGCCCGCGACATGGACATGACCTTAAACAACCCTTGTTGGGACAAGTTAACGCCACCATGGAAGAGTGCCAAAGCAGCCGCTTAA
- the nifH gene encoding nitrogenase iron protein: MAIRQCAIYGKGGIGKSTTTQNLVGALAEAGKKVMIIGCDPKADSTRLILHAKAQNTIMEMAAEAGSVEDIELEDVLKVGYGGVRCVESGGPEPGVGCAGRGVITAINFLEEEGAYEEELDFVFYDVLGDVVCGGFAMPIRENKAQEIYIVVSGEMMAMYAANNISKGICKYAATGGVRLAGLICNSRKCDREDELIEALAAKIGTQMIHFVPRDNVVQQAEIRRMTVIEYNPKCNQADEYRTLAKKIIDNKMFVVPTPVTMDELEELLMEFGIMDEEDESIIGQVAEEATA; encoded by the coding sequence ATGGCTATTCGTCAATGTGCAATTTACGGAAAAGGCGGTATTGGTAAATCTACCACTACTCAAAACTTAGTTGGTGCTTTAGCGGAAGCGGGCAAAAAGGTGATGATTATTGGTTGTGACCCAAAAGCCGATTCAACACGTCTAATTTTACATGCAAAAGCGCAAAACACCATTATGGAAATGGCAGCGGAAGCGGGTTCGGTTGAAGACATCGAATTAGAAGATGTACTTAAAGTGGGCTACGGCGGTGTACGTTGTGTTGAGTCTGGTGGCCCAGAGCCAGGTGTTGGTTGTGCTGGTCGTGGCGTAATCACAGCGATTAACTTCTTAGAAGAAGAAGGCGCTTATGAAGAAGAACTAGATTTTGTATTTTACGACGTACTGGGTGACGTGGTGTGTGGTGGTTTCGCCATGCCTATTCGCGAAAACAAAGCACAGGAAATCTACATTGTTGTATCTGGTGAAATGATGGCGATGTACGCAGCGAATAACATTTCTAAAGGTATCTGTAAGTATGCTGCTACTGGTGGTGTTCGTTTAGCCGGTCTTATTTGTAACTCACGTAAATGTGACCGTGAAGATGAGTTAATTGAAGCGCTAGCAGCCAAAATTGGCACTCAAATGATTCACTTTGTACCGCGTGACAATGTTGTACAGCAAGCAGAAATTCGTCGTATGACAGTAATTGAATACAACCCTAAATGTAATCAAGCTGACGAATACCGCACCCTAGCCAAAAAAATCATCGACAACAAAATGTTTGTAGTACCTACGCCGGTAACTATGGATGAGCTCGAAGAGTTGTTGATGGAATTCGGCATCATGGATGAAGAAGACGAATCAATCATTGGTCAAGTAGCTGAAGAAGCAACGGCTTAA